The Cricetulus griseus strain 17A/GY chromosome 9, alternate assembly CriGri-PICRH-1.0, whole genome shotgun sequence genome has a segment encoding these proteins:
- the LOC100754829 gene encoding vomeronasal type-1 receptor 4: MTGRNLAVGLIFLSQTTFGLLGNSSVFYNYILLYFTRYKLNSTDWILNYLVLANFLTLLCKGVPQTMAAFGLNTFITDFGCKLLFYLHKIGRGTCICSSSFMSVFQAITISCRDSRGAEFKNRTFKHNGLFLCFCCILNILMSIYNLLYMTQNLGYRNMTSIQNFGYCPLYLDKTGQMLHAVFLPLPDAVWVGLMVWASIFTVLNLYRHKQRVQRMPRTKNSPKSSIESKAIKTILLQSSTFVFFYIIACLIQLVLVFFHNPSWFLVNTSIVISGCFPTVSPFLLMTHYSIASSKCVPRKRNL; the protein is encoded by the coding sequence ATGACAGGCAGGAATCTGGCCGTAGGACTGATCTTCTTATCACAGACTACATTTGGACTTCTGGGTAATTCTTCTGTCTTCTACAATTACATACTGCTTTACTTCACAAGGTACAAGCTGAATTCCACTGACTGGATTCTGAACTATTTGGTTTTAGCCAACTTCTTAACTCTTCTGTGTAAAGGAGTGCCGCAGACCATGGCAGCTTTTGGGCTGAACACTTTCATAACTGATTTTGGATGCAAGCTCCTCTTCTACCTTCACAAAATAGGCAGGGGTACATGTATTTGCAGCAGCAGCTTCATGAGTGTCTTCCAGGCCATCACCATCAGCTGCAGGGACTCCAGAGGGGCAGAGTTTAAAAACCGAACATTCAAGCACAATGGCCTCTTCCTATGCTTTTGTTGCATTCTGAACATCCTCATGAGTATATATAATCTCCTCTACATGACTCAAAATTTGGGATATAGAAACATGACAAGCATTCAAAACTTTGGCTACTGCCCTCTTTATCTTGACAAAACCGGCCAAATGCTGCATGCTGTGTTCCTGCCCCTCCCTGATGCTGTGTGGGTGGGCCTCATGGTATGGGCCAGCATATTCACTGTTCTCAACTTGTACAGGCACAAGCAAAGAGTGCAACGTATGCCAAGGACCAAAAATTCCCCAAAATCTTCCATTGAGTCAAAGGCTATTAAAACCATCCTTCTTCAGTCAagtacatttgttttcttttatataattGCCTGTCTTATTCAACTGGTTCTGGTGTTCTTTCATAATCCTAGTTGGTTTCTGGTAAACACATCTATAGTCATCTCTGGGTGTTTCCCCACTGTGAGTCCCTTTCTTCTCATGACCCACTATTCCATAGCATCTAGTAAGTGTGTTCCCAGGAAGAGAAATTTATGA